One Spiroplasma endosymbiont of Nebria brevicollis DNA window includes the following coding sequences:
- a CDS encoding MSC_0882 family membrane protein produces the protein MSKLKSKLFSKLFIQKENLSSTDKHDKLPNANPYFSNVVPPSINNNIDTPDVNNFSESKHLQVTSSYIMPLQEKSENIESFSTPKSTYYEPPHLFNTMALVSFKNNFKIPKPISREIKSEKLKQLLLLLISFASLVVTSTFIGLFFGDTSKSKYIPHPVLMIPLSIICAAIVLINIIEFLTLRREVDLYIERTLKGSLLPPNFIIRNYRKIHTNLIILNWVCISSYICLGIAIGIMFLISGQKLTFIVQSWTVQVPKLTQDAVTLTIVLCVIFTIHVINFVLFKFRKRNIISYYGYEIINPQELNEYKKKINRICMWIVIGFATLILFAIIIPIIVVKRRKRRA, from the coding sequence ATGTCAAAATTAAAGTCTAAATTATTTAGTAAATTGTTTATTCAAAAAGAAAATTTATCATCTACTGATAAGCATGATAAATTACCTAATGCTAATCCCTATTTTAGTAATGTTGTACCACCTTCTATTAACAATAATATTGATACACCTGATGTGAATAATTTTTCTGAATCTAAACATTTACAAGTAACTAGCTCATATATTATGCCATTACAAGAAAAATCAGAAAACATTGAAAGTTTCAGTACGCCAAAATCAACCTATTACGAACCACCACATTTATTTAACACTATGGCATTAGTAAGTTTTAAAAATAATTTTAAAATTCCTAAACCAATTAGTCGTGAAATTAAATCAGAAAAATTAAAACAGTTACTATTATTGCTAATTAGTTTTGCTTCATTAGTTGTTACATCTACTTTTATTGGATTATTCTTTGGAGATACATCTAAATCTAAATATATTCCTCATCCTGTCCTAATGATTCCTTTATCCATTATTTGCGCAGCTATTGTTTTAATAAATATTATTGAATTTTTAACATTACGTAGAGAAGTTGATTTATATATTGAAAGAACTTTAAAAGGTTCATTACTACCACCAAACTTTATTATTAGAAATTACCGTAAAATTCACACTAATTTAATTATTTTAAATTGAGTTTGTATTAGTAGTTATATTTGTTTAGGAATTGCTATTGGTATTATGTTTTTAATTAGTGGACAAAAACTAACATTTATTGTTCAATCTTGAACTGTACAAGTACCTAAACTTACCCAAGATGCTGTTACATTAACAATCGTTTTATGCGTTATCTTTACTATTCATGTAATTAATTTTGTGTTATTTAAATTTCGTAAACGTAATATTATTAGTTATTATGGTTATGAAATCATTAATCCTCAAGAATTAAATGAGTATAAGAAGAAAATTAATCGCATTTGCATGTGAATAGTTATTGGTTTTGCTACATTAATTTTATTTGCTATTATTATTCCTATTATCGTTGTTAAACGTCGTAAGCGTAGAGCATAA
- a CDS encoding leucine-rich repeat domain-containing protein, producing MKNKNYNKQIKTIIKKSLKNDDETKCYLNEYISDSNLIYRIQISFSAIVHNDSKGIFIYQNDVNSVTSLDLSNADVNSFIGLNYFSNLTALNIANNNQVINLCDLMLVLNKLIVINISDNYVSDIGKIMFFTSLKELYVSNMKISEKFKYDWKSVFFSLSNVESLSKLVLSNNTNVTDLNDLSNLTNLTQLDLSYNNISDLSSLSV from the coding sequence TTGAAAAATAAAAATTATAATAAACAGATTAAAACAATAATAAAAAAATCTCTAAAAAATGATGATGAAACTAAATGTTATTTGAATGAGTATATTAGTGATTCAAATTTAATTTATCGCATTCAAATTTCATTTAGTGCTATTGTTCATAATGATAGTAAAGGTATTTTTATTTATCAAAATGATGTTAATAGTGTAACCTCTTTAGATTTATCAAATGCTGATGTTAACAGTTTTATTGGATTAAATTATTTTTCAAATTTAACTGCACTTAATATTGCTAATAACAATCAAGTTATTAATTTATGTGATTTAATGCTCGTTTTAAATAAGTTAATAGTAATTAATATATCTGATAATTATGTTAGTGATATTGGTAAAATTATGTTTTTTACTTCGTTAAAAGAATTATATGTTTCAAATATGAAGATAAGTGAAAAATTTAAATATGATTGAAAATCTGTATTTTTTTCATTATCTAATGTTGAGTCTCTTTCGAAATTAGTTTTATCTAATAATACAAACGTTACTGATCTTAATGATTTATCTAATTTAACAAATTTGACACAATTAGATTTAAGTTATAATAATATTTCCGATCTTTCATCATTATCGGTGTAA
- the fmt gene encoding methionyl-tRNA formyltransferase: MSKIRVLFMGTTFFSQNILTTLLTTMNNEVEVVGVVCQPDRKIGRKQTLVELPIKQLAISANIPVFQPEKIIDSLQSLAQLNIDVIITCAYGQFLPKPILNLPKQKCLNIHASLLPALRGGAPIQWAIIKGLTSTGITLMDMISKMDAGGIYIQDAVTITNVDTYVSLTNKLIAIAKKMLVTNLLPIVNNVLIPKPQDENKVTFGFNILRKDEKINWQQSAYLISCHVRGLYDVPIAYTILNDVIYKIHQVEVTNENSTLPAGTIIAINKLGIIVTTTSNIIIIKIIQPAGKNPLDAKFYFGSKTNPIAVGLKFN; this comes from the coding sequence ATGTCAAAAATTAGAGTTTTATTTATGGGAACTACTTTTTTTTCTCAAAATATATTAACAACTTTATTAACAACCATGAACAATGAAGTTGAAGTGGTAGGTGTTGTCTGTCAACCAGATCGTAAGATTGGTCGTAAACAAACTTTAGTAGAATTACCAATTAAACAGTTAGCGATATCTGCTAATATTCCCGTTTTCCAACCAGAAAAAATTATTGATAGTTTACAATCATTAGCACAGTTAAATATTGATGTAATTATTACTTGTGCTTATGGTCAATTTCTACCCAAACCTATCTTAAATTTACCAAAACAAAAATGTTTAAATATTCATGCTTCATTATTACCAGCATTACGCGGTGGAGCTCCTATTCAATGAGCCATTATTAAAGGTTTAACTAGTACGGGTATTACTTTAATGGATATGATTAGTAAAATGGATGCTGGCGGTATTTATATCCAAGACGCAGTAACAATTACTAATGTTGATACTTATGTCTCTTTAACTAATAAATTAATTGCCATAGCCAAAAAGATGTTAGTAACTAATTTATTACCTATTGTTAATAATGTTCTAATCCCAAAACCGCAAGATGAAAATAAAGTTACTTTTGGTTTTAATATTCTTCGTAAAGATGAAAAAATTAATTGACAACAAAGTGCTTATTTAATTTCATGTCATGTCCGTGGTTTATATGATGTACCAATTGCCTATACCATTTTGAATGATGTTATTTACAAAATTCATCAAGTTGAAGTTACTAATGAAAATTCAACATTACCAGCAGGAACAATTATTGCAATTAACAAATTAGGAATTATTGTGACTACAACTTCTAATATTATTATTATTAAAATAATTCAACCAGCAGGTAAAAATCCTTTAGATGCCAAATTTTATTTTGGCTCTAAAACTAATCCGATTGCTGTTGGTTTAAAATTTAATTAA
- the lepA gene encoding translation elongation factor 4 yields the protein MDKKYIRNFSIIAHIDHGKSTLADRILELTGAVAIRDMKAQLLDSMELERERGITIKLNSVQLHYQSLNGHVYLFHLIDTPGHVDFTYEVSRSLAACEGAILVVDAAQGIEAQTLANVYLAIDNNLEIIPVINKIDLPSADPDKVKADIESVLGLPADEAPLISAKTGINIRDVLEAVITHIPYPKDADDNAPLKALIFDSFYDAYRGVMAFVRIKTGTIKVGDKVRMMASKAEYEITELGVRTPKEEKRQVLYAGEVGWIGAAIKVISDVHVGDTVTNVANPASQPLPGYKTLKPMVYCGLYPIDTNKYQELKDALYKVQLSDAALFFTPETSQALGFGFRCGFLGLLHMDVIQERLEREYNLTLISSLPSVIYEVNLTNGDKLTIDNPTKWPAPQTVKSIEEPFVKVKIMTPEQYVGAIMQLCQDKRGVYLDLEYTDNLRRTLTYNLPLNETVINFFDKLKSISKGYASLDYELIGYQESKLVKMDILLAGTIVDALSIIVHKDFAYVQGRVLCEKLKKLISKQNFEVAIQAAINNKVIARTTVQAVRKDVIAKCYGGDITRKRKLLEKQKEGKKKMKSIGNVELPPEAFRFVLKIDEE from the coding sequence ATCGATAAAAAATATATTAGAAACTTTTCCATTATTGCCCACATTGATCATGGAAAGTCAACGTTAGCAGATAGGATTCTGGAATTAACAGGTGCTGTTGCTATTCGTGATATGAAAGCACAATTATTAGATTCAATGGAATTAGAACGCGAACGTGGAATTACTATTAAGTTAAATAGTGTTCAATTGCATTATCAATCCTTAAACGGTCATGTATACTTATTTCATTTAATTGATACTCCAGGTCACGTTGATTTTACTTATGAAGTATCACGTAGTTTAGCTGCTTGTGAAGGAGCAATTTTAGTTGTAGATGCAGCTCAAGGCATCGAAGCCCAAACCTTAGCTAATGTTTATTTAGCCATTGATAACAATCTAGAAATCATTCCTGTTATTAATAAAATTGATTTACCAAGTGCTGACCCTGATAAAGTAAAAGCGGATATTGAATCAGTATTAGGTTTGCCAGCTGATGAAGCACCATTAATTTCTGCTAAGACTGGAATTAATATTCGTGATGTTTTAGAAGCTGTTATTACTCATATTCCTTATCCTAAGGATGCTGACGATAATGCACCTTTAAAAGCTTTAATCTTTGATTCTTTTTATGATGCCTACCGTGGGGTAATGGCTTTTGTGAGAATTAAAACTGGTACTATTAAAGTTGGTGATAAAGTTCGCATGATGGCTTCTAAAGCTGAGTACGAAATCACTGAACTTGGTGTTCGTACACCCAAAGAAGAAAAACGTCAAGTGTTATATGCTGGTGAGGTTGGATGAATTGGTGCTGCTATTAAAGTCATTAGTGATGTTCATGTTGGTGATACTGTTACTAATGTGGCTAATCCTGCTTCGCAACCACTACCAGGGTATAAAACTCTAAAGCCAATGGTTTATTGTGGATTATATCCTATTGACACTAATAAATATCAAGAATTAAAAGATGCTTTATATAAAGTTCAATTATCGGATGCTGCATTATTTTTCACTCCTGAAACTTCACAAGCATTAGGATTTGGATTTCGTTGTGGTTTCTTAGGATTACTACATATGGATGTCATTCAAGAACGGCTAGAACGTGAATACAACTTAACATTAATTTCTTCTTTACCATCAGTTATTTATGAAGTTAATTTAACTAATGGTGATAAATTAACTATTGATAATCCAACCAAATGACCCGCTCCCCAAACGGTTAAATCGATTGAAGAACCATTCGTCAAAGTAAAAATCATGACACCCGAACAATATGTTGGTGCTATTATGCAGTTATGTCAAGATAAAAGAGGGGTGTATTTAGATTTAGAGTATACTGATAATTTAAGAAGAACATTGACATACAATTTGCCATTAAATGAAACTGTTATTAATTTCTTTGATAAATTAAAATCAATTTCTAAAGGTTATGCCTCATTAGATTATGAATTAATTGGTTATCAAGAAAGTAAACTAGTAAAAATGGATATTTTATTAGCAGGAACAATTGTTGATGCCTTATCCATTATTGTTCATAAAGATTTTGCTTATGTTCAAGGACGTGTTTTATGTGAAAAATTAAAAAAATTAATTTCTAAACAAAATTTTGAAGTTGCCATTCAAGCTGCTATTAATAACAAAGTTATTGCCCGAACAACCGTGCAAGCAGTAAGAAAAGATGTTATTGCTAAATGTTATGGTGGTGATATTACTAGAAAACGAAAATTACTAGAAAAACAAAAAGAAGGTAAGAAAAAAATGAAATCAATTGGTAATGTAGAGTTGCCACCAGAAGCTTTCCGTTTTGTCTTGAAAATTGATGAAGAATAA
- a CDS encoding DUF2779 domain-containing protein: MKIYKDDYKHFRTCQKLSWFLNGKNYKLAKSLIEEKSIINFVELTHTETSSKFNANLITIFDFEGDQFYNSESLDSQEDDSEFYLGETIADGIETGKYAQDYFKRRFTNFNLENYDCIKTMEIINDKAYDVLFEPRFEYDGCITKCDILKRNNVGWDLIEIKAVTWVKEEHMWDLLYQYDILTKCGINIVNTHIMYINNNYVRQETLDLDELFIPNGTTWQKSPKTKKSFSLYDSIQDELLKYNLQLEYQKLRNIMEMDDKETVISFLTSPYCHENDTTFCPHIFKFFPIHNTIFELYRLRKTKKALWYYEEQLLEVNDERIWPFITKSDLHLRQYDVIKNGEKLIDPNKFIDLKIEYKKYQYPVYMYDFETMKSAIPKFKNSTPYLQIPFQYSIHVLLSPDFDFKTNHNIVHYEFLADGNNDPRFLLTKNLCHDLLKIHGQGTYVAYNQSFEKSVIKKLAFCYPEFKHQLAQIHDGTIDLQDFFKGFKIYKEQFYGSLSIKKTLPAFEPAFSYEDLTIKKGDMASEAFRRRVEDNISLSNWNHNFRDNMLKYCARDTLGMVVLFWHIKIIIEKYQTQLDNDIKK; the protein is encoded by the coding sequence ATGAAAATTTACAAAGATGATTATAAACACTTTCGTACTTGTCAAAAACTTTCATGGTTTTTAAATGGTAAAAATTATAAGTTAGCAAAAAGTTTAATTGAAGAAAAATCTATTATTAATTTCGTAGAATTAACACATACTGAAACTAGTAGCAAGTTTAATGCGAATTTAATTACAATTTTTGATTTCGAAGGTGACCAATTTTATAATTCAGAATCACTTGATAGTCAAGAAGATGATTCTGAATTTTACCTTGGAGAAACGATTGCTGATGGAATTGAAACAGGTAAGTATGCTCAAGACTATTTTAAACGTAGGTTTACTAATTTTAATTTAGAAAATTATGATTGTATCAAAACCATGGAAATTATTAATGACAAAGCATATGATGTCTTATTTGAACCACGATTTGAATATGACGGTTGTATTACTAAATGTGATATCTTAAAACGTAATAATGTTGGTTGAGACTTAATTGAAATAAAAGCTGTGACATGGGTTAAAGAAGAACATATGTGAGATTTACTTTATCAATACGATATACTAACTAAATGTGGGATTAATATTGTTAATACCCATATTATGTATATTAATAATAATTATGTTCGCCAAGAAACTTTGGATTTAGATGAATTATTTATTCCTAATGGTACAACATGACAAAAAAGCCCTAAAACTAAAAAGAGTTTTAGTTTGTACGATTCAATTCAAGATGAACTTTTAAAATATAATTTACAACTAGAATATCAAAAATTACGTAATATCATGGAAATGGATGATAAAGAGACTGTTATATCATTTTTAACGTCGCCTTATTGCCATGAAAATGATACAACTTTTTGCCCTCATATTTTCAAATTCTTTCCTATTCACAATACTATTTTTGAATTATATCGTTTACGAAAAACAAAAAAAGCGCTATGGTATTATGAAGAACAACTATTAGAAGTTAATGATGAACGAATTTGGCCATTTATAACTAAGTCTGATTTACATTTACGTCAGTACGATGTTATTAAAAATGGTGAAAAATTAATCGACCCCAATAAATTTATTGATTTAAAAATTGAGTACAAAAAATATCAATATCCAGTTTATATGTATGACTTTGAAACTATGAAATCAGCCATTCCTAAATTTAAAAATTCAACACCATATCTGCAAATTCCTTTTCAATATTCTATTCATGTTTTATTAAGTCCTGATTTTGATTTTAAAACTAATCATAACATTGTTCACTATGAATTTTTAGCTGATGGTAATAATGACCCACGTTTTTTATTAACAAAGAACTTATGTCATGATTTGCTTAAAATTCATGGTCAAGGTACATATGTTGCTTATAATCAATCTTTTGAAAAATCAGTAATTAAAAAATTAGCATTTTGTTATCCTGAATTCAAACATCAATTAGCACAAATTCATGATGGTACCATTGACTTGCAAGATTTTTTCAAAGGATTTAAAATTTATAAAGAACAATTTTATGGTTCTTTATCAATTAAAAAAACTTTGCCTGCCTTTGAACCTGCTTTTTCATATGAAGATTTAACAATCAAAAAAGGCGATATGGCATCAGAAGCTTTTCGTCGTAGAGTAGAAGATAATATTAGTTTAAGTAATTGAAATCATAATTTTCGCGATAATATGCTAAAATATTGTGCTCGTGATACATTAGGCATGGTAGTATTATTTTGACATATTAAAATTATTATAGAGAAATATCAAACGCAGTTAGATAATGATATTAAAAAGTAA
- a CDS encoding prolipoprotein diacylglyceryl transferase produces the protein MFLNLDYVGPHGITDTYGWFHVYSFAIMSGIFASIIGAWIKFRRYRVPTDSLTWSIVFIIPAALFGASFLGKDDPNNPMPFWSKFAFWHGGMSIHGGVLFGIIAGGIIFYIVGRKYKISLWIYGDCIIPNILLGQILGRWGNFFNHELLGSVVSYDSLSWLPAFIRDNCFKLIDGSPQMLGGHIVYRAPMFLYESLGNLGLWVVITFMVPNFGKWFGKKPWKVEPDKYHFNFGQNFKYWTVTTFNPKYWSKKNRDANRLTWTKMWNDVYYYNKVPENIVTKALVEIPEFKVTGHWFNDCKQRIKHRSAVSKKLYEINNPQHYRMMYAGVQIGLYLFGWNIIRFILELQREPQDLFLINLPTLDYTIILLVACFGLVIAILAQFVAPKYLRSHGWTYEKEY, from the coding sequence GTGTTCTTAAATCTAGACTATGTTGGACCCCACGGCATTACTGATACGTATGGATGGTTCCATGTTTATTCTTTTGCTATTATGTCAGGTATTTTTGCATCTATAATTGGAGCATGAATTAAATTTCGTCGTTATCGAGTTCCTACTGATTCTTTAACATGATCAATCGTTTTTATTATTCCAGCAGCTTTATTTGGAGCTAGTTTCTTAGGAAAAGATGACCCTAATAATCCTATGCCGTTCTGAAGTAAGTTTGCTTTTTGACATGGTGGTATGTCAATTCATGGTGGCGTCTTATTTGGAATCATTGCTGGGGGTATAATTTTTTATATCGTTGGTCGCAAGTATAAAATTTCTTTATGGATTTATGGCGACTGTATTATTCCTAATATTTTATTAGGTCAAATTTTAGGTCGTTGAGGTAATTTCTTTAACCATGAGTTATTAGGTTCAGTTGTTAGTTATGATTCTTTATCATGATTACCAGCATTTATTCGTGATAACTGTTTTAAACTAATTGATGGTAGTCCGCAAATGCTAGGCGGTCATATTGTTTATCGTGCTCCTATGTTCTTGTATGAATCACTTGGTAATTTAGGATTATGAGTGGTTATTACCTTTATGGTTCCTAACTTTGGTAAATGGTTTGGTAAAAAACCATGAAAAGTTGAACCAGATAAATATCACTTTAACTTTGGTCAAAACTTTAAATATTGAACAGTTACAACATTTAATCCTAAATATTGAAGTAAAAAAAATCGTGATGCTAACCGTTTAACATGAACTAAAATGTGAAATGATGTTTATTACTATAATAAAGTTCCTGAGAATATTGTTACTAAAGCATTAGTAGAAATACCTGAATTCAAAGTTACGGGTCATTGATTTAATGATTGTAAACAAAGAATAAAACACCGTAGTGCTGTTAGCAAAAAACTTTATGAAATTAATAATCCGCAACATTATCGTATGATGTATGCTGGTGTTCAAATTGGATTATACCTTTTTGGTTGAAATATAATTCGTTTTATTCTAGAGTTACAACGTGAACCACAAGATTTATTTTTAATTAATCTTCCAACGCTTGATTATACAATTATTTTATTAGTAGCTTGTTTTGGATTAGTAATTGCAATACTTGCCCAATTTGTTGCTCCTAAATATTTACGCTCACACGGTTGAACATATGAAAAAGAATATTAA
- the ilvA gene encoding threonine ammonia-lyase, giving the protein MEKLINAESIEKTYEQIKDKVIKTSLIKADKLSSFSGNNVFLKLENLQKTGSFKIRGALNKILNLSKEQQSKGLIAASAGNHAQGVALAARSLNLKSKIIMPITAPLAKIEATKEYGGSKCIVQLHGTMFDDAMSEAIRIEKEEGLTLVHPYDDNFVVNGQGTIGLEIYEQMQALGNDIDYCLVPIGGGGLLSGISTYLKSKNPNIKFIGIEAENVDSFKQALKNGKPFKIQAKSSIADGIAVKQIGELTFKILKNNVDEIVTVSEEEIAQAMLFLLEKCKVVTEGSGAVSVAALLSGKLDKIIGKGKNVVCLISGGNVDITTLGTIINSALISSHRRVPFSVNGKISNNTINEIVDILTKNGASIYKIHSSFDRNKLDISNFSIFVVMDTSDEYQKNKIFNEIRQSNSNFTLLIK; this is encoded by the coding sequence ATGGAAAAATTAATAAATGCAGAGAGTATTGAAAAAACGTATGAACAAATCAAAGATAAGGTTATTAAGACTAGTTTAATCAAAGCTGATAAACTTTCATCATTTTCAGGAAATAATGTCTTTTTAAAATTAGAAAATTTACAAAAAACTGGAAGTTTCAAAATCAGAGGTGCTTTAAATAAAATTCTTAATTTAAGTAAAGAACAGCAATCCAAAGGTTTAATCGCTGCTAGTGCTGGTAATCATGCCCAAGGTGTAGCATTAGCTGCTAGAAGTTTAAATTTAAAATCAAAAATAATTATGCCCATAACTGCACCATTAGCAAAGATTGAAGCTACTAAAGAGTATGGAGGTTCTAAATGTATTGTCCAACTTCATGGTACTATGTTCGATGATGCAATGTCAGAAGCAATAAGAATTGAAAAAGAAGAAGGTTTAACTTTAGTTCATCCTTACGATGATAATTTCGTTGTTAATGGCCAAGGTACTATTGGTTTAGAAATATATGAACAAATGCAAGCATTAGGTAACGATATTGACTATTGTTTAGTCCCTATTGGGGGTGGAGGCCTTTTAAGTGGTATCTCAACATACTTAAAAAGTAAAAACCCTAACATTAAGTTTATTGGAATTGAAGCTGAAAATGTTGATTCATTTAAACAAGCTTTAAAAAATGGTAAACCATTTAAAATTCAAGCTAAAAGTTCTATTGCTGATGGAATTGCTGTTAAACAAATTGGTGAATTAACTTTTAAAATTTTAAAAAATAATGTTGATGAAATCGTAACAGTTAGTGAAGAAGAAATTGCTCAAGCCATGCTATTTTTATTAGAAAAGTGTAAAGTAGTAACTGAAGGTAGTGGTGCTGTCAGCGTGGCTGCTCTTCTTTCAGGTAAACTTGATAAAATTATTGGTAAAGGTAAAAATGTTGTTTGTTTAATTAGTGGTGGTAATGTTGATATTACTACTTTAGGAACTATTATTAACAGTGCATTAATTAGTTCTCATCGTCGTGTACCATTCTCAGTTAATGGAAAAATTAGTAATAATACAATTAATGAAATTGTTGATATTCTTACTAAGAATGGAGCATCCATTTATAAGATTCATAGTAGTTTTGATCGAAATAAATTAGATATTAGTAACTTTAGTATTTTTGTTGTTATGGATACATCTGATGAATATCAAAAAAATAAAATTTTTAATGAAATAAGACAATCAAATTCTAATTTTACTTTATTAATAAAGTAA
- the rpsT gene encoding 30S ribosomal protein S20, translating to MANIASQIKRIKTNEKRNEINKSYKAKIKTAFKKAEVAIKDNNKTAPTLVSEVCSLIDKAVIKGIYHINKAANKKSKIMSRLAQTK from the coding sequence ATGGCAAACATTGCATCACAAATCAAAAGAATTAAAACTAACGAAAAAAGAAATGAAATTAATAAAAGCTACAAAGCCAAAATTAAAACTGCTTTTAAGAAAGCAGAAGTAGCAATCAAAGATAATAACAAAACTGCTCCAACTCTTGTTAGTGAAGTATGTAGTTTAATTGATAAAGCTGTTATTAAAGGTATTTATCACATTAACAAAGCTGCTAATAAAAAATCAAAAATCATGTCTAGATTAGCACAAACTAAATAA